A single region of the Microbulbifer sp. MKSA007 genome encodes:
- a CDS encoding TonB-dependent receptor, translating into MIAEGFQAGSETQKHFKPHSIALAVAMASSVAVPATAEEMPEIEEVMVTATARPVTKMESSVSVSALDTEEMAKYAPRSTAELFRSLPGIRAESSGGGGNANITVRGIPLATGGSKYMQIQEDGLPVLEYGDINFGNTDNFVRTDSSLARIESVRGGSASTFASNSPGGVINMISNTGEEEGGNVGLSFGADYDESRLDFGYGHHLNDSLRFYVGGFLREGEGIRETGFDGDSGGQLKANLTKEFDNGYVRLYYKHLDDRVTTYLPGPVTYKGDGEFGTVANFDASSQTLHSDNYRYISTFDAYGNPVTRDLSDGIESLVEAYGFETKFEFNDGWTVTDKFRISDVSGSFISPFTDTFGDYGPQSTQDMADTICANAVGSSGEAIDCSAGTTVAYANGEEAEGLAYVDLLFDTEIHDLGLIVNDFKVDKLIGDNIVVSGGFYYSNQNIKTSWNSWNALVQTVDGSNSENLTITANANGDVLVDDGVWSASFLSWAWDLEYETYAPYMNVAIDIGDFTFDVSARHDMVNAKGSLVSSCCGGDTDYDLNGDGIISDVESASASDAFGFTGGVITMANGSTQLVDYDADNTSFSLGGNYILNDSMAIFARYSEGGRAIADRLLQISGALNSDGSLTDTTDGFDSVDQLEIGYKLSTGDLDFFATYFNTVTEETNAEITSGLTFVREYEAQGIELEAAYSYGDFSVNGNLTWTDAEISKDANDSSVVGNTPRRQADFIYTITPQYNFGDDFTFGASLQGSTEYFVSDSNQLKQEGYVLVNLFGSYYLTEDLTVSFNVNNLTDEFVVTEVEESYAEVGDIVRGRAISGRSTSVSFNYAF; encoded by the coding sequence GTGATTGCAGAGGGCTTCCAAGCAGGTTCAGAGACACAGAAACACTTTAAACCACACTCCATAGCCCTGGCAGTTGCCATGGCCTCCAGCGTTGCGGTACCGGCAACAGCTGAGGAAATGCCGGAAATTGAAGAGGTGATGGTTACCGCAACCGCCCGACCGGTTACCAAGATGGAATCCAGCGTATCCGTTAGTGCACTGGACACTGAGGAAATGGCGAAGTACGCCCCGCGCTCTACCGCAGAGCTGTTCCGCAGCTTACCCGGTATTCGGGCGGAATCCTCCGGTGGCGGCGGCAATGCAAATATCACCGTTAGGGGTATTCCCCTGGCAACTGGCGGCTCCAAATATATGCAAATCCAAGAAGACGGATTGCCTGTATTAGAATACGGCGATATTAATTTCGGTAACACTGACAACTTTGTTCGCACCGACTCCTCTCTCGCACGTATAGAAAGCGTACGCGGCGGCTCTGCCTCCACCTTTGCCAGTAATTCCCCTGGCGGTGTGATCAATATGATCAGCAATACCGGCGAAGAAGAAGGTGGTAATGTAGGACTTTCGTTTGGTGCGGACTACGATGAATCCCGCCTGGACTTTGGCTATGGCCACCACTTGAATGATTCTTTGCGATTCTATGTCGGCGGATTTTTAAGAGAGGGGGAAGGCATCCGCGAGACCGGCTTTGATGGGGATTCCGGCGGCCAACTCAAGGCCAACCTCACCAAAGAGTTTGATAACGGTTATGTCCGCCTCTATTACAAACATCTCGATGACCGGGTAACAACTTATCTTCCTGGCCCTGTAACCTATAAAGGCGATGGTGAATTCGGCACGGTTGCCAACTTCGATGCCAGCAGCCAAACCCTGCATTCCGATAATTATCGATACATTTCCACTTTTGATGCCTACGGCAATCCGGTAACCCGCGACTTATCCGACGGTATCGAATCACTGGTGGAAGCCTATGGCTTTGAAACCAAATTCGAATTTAATGATGGCTGGACTGTTACCGACAAATTCAGAATTTCTGATGTTAGCGGCAGCTTTATTTCCCCCTTTACCGATACTTTCGGCGATTACGGACCACAATCCACACAGGATATGGCTGATACCATTTGTGCAAATGCCGTAGGCAGTAGCGGAGAGGCCATAGACTGTAGCGCCGGCACAACGGTGGCTTATGCCAATGGTGAAGAGGCCGAAGGCCTCGCCTATGTCGACCTGCTCTTTGATACAGAAATACACGATTTGGGTCTGATAGTTAACGACTTTAAAGTCGATAAATTAATTGGCGATAATATTGTTGTTTCCGGTGGGTTCTATTACTCCAACCAAAATATCAAAACCAGCTGGAATAGTTGGAATGCCCTAGTTCAAACTGTTGACGGCAGCAATTCTGAAAACCTCACCATAACTGCCAATGCCAACGGAGATGTACTGGTAGATGATGGGGTCTGGTCTGCAAGCTTTCTTTCCTGGGCCTGGGACCTGGAATATGAAACTTATGCACCCTATATGAATGTGGCGATCGACATCGGCGACTTTACCTTCGATGTCAGCGCCCGCCACGATATGGTCAACGCCAAAGGCTCCCTGGTTTCCAGCTGCTGCGGTGGTGATACAGACTACGATCTGAATGGCGATGGTATTATCAGCGATGTGGAAAGTGCTAGCGCTTCCGATGCTTTTGGATTCACCGGCGGCGTCATCACAATGGCCAATGGATCCACCCAGCTCGTTGACTACGATGCAGACAACACCTCTTTCTCTCTCGGTGGAAATTATATTCTCAACGACAGCATGGCTATTTTTGCCCGCTACAGCGAGGGTGGCCGAGCAATTGCCGATCGGCTTCTACAAATTAGCGGCGCCCTCAACAGTGACGGAAGCCTAACCGACACCACCGATGGCTTCGACTCTGTGGACCAGCTGGAAATTGGATACAAACTCTCAACCGGCGATCTGGATTTCTTTGCAACTTACTTCAATACGGTCACTGAAGAGACCAACGCAGAAATCACTAGCGGCTTAACGTTTGTACGCGAGTATGAAGCCCAAGGAATCGAGCTGGAAGCGGCCTACAGTTATGGAGACTTTTCCGTAAATGGAAACCTCACCTGGACCGACGCCGAAATTTCAAAAGATGCCAACGACAGTTCTGTCGTAGGTAATACGCCGCGCCGCCAAGCTGATTTCATTTACACGATTACACCGCAATATAACTTTGGCGATGACTTTACATTTGGTGCAAGCCTCCAAGGGTCTACAGAATATTTTGTTTCTGACTCCAACCAGTTGAAACAGGAAGGTTATGTCCTGGTCAATCTGTTTGGTTCTTATTACCTGACAGAAGACCTTACCGTTTCCTTTAATGTAAACAACCTTACCGATGAATTTGTTGTCACCGAAGTTGAAGAGTCTTACGCAGAAGTTGGAGACATAGTACGCGGACGGGCTATCAGTGGCCGCTCCACAAGTGTCAGTTTCAATTACGCTTTTTGA
- a CDS encoding ROK family transcriptional regulator encodes MGKGSNSSGLRRYNERVVLTTLRKTGAASKSDLARQTDLTAQAVTRIVDDLESAGLVMREGRRLGGKGQPSIMYVINPTGAYSVGIKVGRRNIELLLMDFGGTVLKKICHEFEFPEPEFLLAKIESGLQALTDTLPAKDRGKLVGVGIAMPWFIGAWTEELNMSKELAAQWKEINFAEEVAQRTHLPVFFENDCSAAAVAELQFGNGQDISNFLYVYIGTFIGGGLVLNGSLETGVHGNAGNLVSLPVPPSKLSSTPENQGAFELLLNRASLFGLRRHLRECGIEITSTSELETVMDQARPQIQEWLDDCADALVYAFLSAISVLDLEAIIVDAHLPRFLLDELVEMISRRIKQVAPSGVFAPKIVSGKIGVDAIATGGAILPFYSIFAPDKTVLLKGGIPGRIST; translated from the coding sequence ATGGGTAAAGGTAGCAATTCCAGTGGTTTACGCCGTTATAACGAGCGAGTGGTGCTTACAACCCTGCGGAAGACTGGCGCAGCCTCCAAGTCCGACCTAGCGCGCCAAACTGACCTCACCGCTCAGGCGGTTACCCGGATTGTCGATGATTTGGAAAGCGCAGGGCTGGTAATGCGAGAGGGGCGCCGACTGGGCGGCAAAGGCCAACCCTCGATTATGTACGTTATTAACCCTACTGGTGCTTACTCTGTCGGCATCAAGGTGGGACGGCGCAATATCGAGCTGCTACTAATGGATTTTGGTGGCACAGTACTAAAGAAAATTTGCCACGAGTTTGAATTCCCGGAGCCCGAATTTTTATTGGCAAAAATTGAATCGGGCCTCCAGGCACTTACTGATACCCTACCCGCTAAAGACAGAGGGAAACTAGTGGGCGTGGGTATCGCTATGCCCTGGTTTATCGGCGCTTGGACCGAAGAGCTCAATATGAGCAAAGAGCTCGCGGCCCAGTGGAAAGAAATTAACTTTGCTGAAGAAGTTGCTCAGCGCACACACCTGCCGGTTTTCTTCGAGAACGACTGTTCCGCTGCTGCTGTTGCTGAATTGCAGTTTGGCAATGGCCAGGACATATCCAATTTTCTCTACGTTTATATCGGGACCTTTATCGGTGGAGGCCTGGTATTAAATGGCAGCCTGGAAACCGGCGTCCATGGCAATGCGGGCAACCTGGTTTCCCTGCCAGTGCCCCCCTCAAAACTTAGCAGCACCCCTGAAAATCAAGGGGCATTTGAGCTACTCCTCAATCGCGCTTCACTATTTGGGCTGCGCAGACATTTACGAGAGTGCGGCATCGAAATTACCAGCACTTCCGAACTTGAAACAGTGATGGACCAGGCCCGCCCTCAGATCCAAGAATGGCTGGACGACTGTGCAGATGCGCTGGTTTATGCATTTCTATCGGCAATCAGCGTGCTGGACCTGGAGGCTATTATTGTCGATGCGCATTTACCCCGCTTTTTATTAGACGAACTGGTCGAAATGATTTCTCGCAGAATAAAGCAGGTGGCGCCTTCAGGTGTATTTGCGCCCAAAATTGTCAGTGGAAAAATTGGAGTCGACGCTATCGCCACAGGCGGTGCGATTCTGCCTTTTTACTCAATTTTTGCACCGGATAAAACAGTTCTATTAAAGGGCGGAATACCAGGAAGAATATCTACCTGA
- a CDS encoding efflux RND transporter permease subunit: MKSLEKYSSIIICCTFTLIIAGVIAGINLPNALLPSINRPQIALATSWPGKTAEEIEQILIAPLEQELSSLSHLKELQTNVNSSWAWTVIDFHSEANMEKMYIEVLSKINQVPNWPTQVRTPDVFNFANGAGATLGSFFLYSEKPASELKLIDAFINHVKPAFSKVPGVQSIEEAGTPTAQRVDIEFDPEKMTRYSLTISEITENLNNLTDRSGGNLKIGSKDYALHFKGQIPLEELSTLPIATRESQIIQLSDIASVKERVASDWLYFALEGNRSLYFYLRPTENVNVLETIAQLKSTIEELNDGELNRLGMKLAISRDDSTGIQNSLSLVYGSLLLGSLLACLVIYWFLRNPRTLTLIFLSIPICISLVVLGMYLGNRSMNVVSLAGIALSIGLMVDAAIIVVENIQRLRKQGINIQESITRGTKEVSGPLVSSTISSVIVFLPIIAMQSATGQLFQDLAFTISSALLASLLFALLILPSLARHLLGKAAISEEGSSSIKINKVLEWWVKLSIRSASNPKLASTVILLGLPVALIATFFSSPDIDVLPDPKQNMVSVYINFESPLSTETIKNEIGERVVNRITANREEIENQVSTYGIICNPNNCNLYLYTKGDWDFEELKSWLNEKALFGLIGTRIHFRQGGLLRFALPNNRISQLDIKGAELSRLQMAGSELMSHLRLEFPEAQIQEGSALQNRAVRIEFQPKLVQLARLGITISELNHHLMALTDGIYIGYFYTGTNTLPFYFKAREPQNLETLLNTEILINSHGFIPLRELTDAKITQAPASILRVGQEVSASINLTPPEGVAMKSFVEDVDQSVKEFLSESSYNDLHTQFRGSANELNLFLSEFLKIFAAAIAVLALLMYFAQRSAKLAAAVLCAVPLSFAGGMISLQILNLFTPQSLDVITMIGFVILMGLVVNNAILLVNQFNKSLQNGANQLEAIYMAASLRVRPIMLTTITCIFGNIPLVLNPGSSAAIYRGLAAVITGGMVFSALFVLAFMSALLSQKLFSPNTSQTTHKDDLKLPEATTA; this comes from the coding sequence ATGAAGTCCCTGGAGAAATACAGCTCAATTATCATCTGTTGTACCTTTACCCTAATAATAGCCGGGGTTATAGCCGGGATAAATTTACCAAACGCCCTACTCCCATCCATTAATCGCCCACAAATTGCACTCGCAACCTCCTGGCCAGGAAAGACCGCAGAAGAAATAGAACAAATACTAATTGCTCCGCTAGAACAGGAACTCTCCAGCCTAAGCCACCTAAAAGAATTGCAAACCAATGTTAATAGTAGCTGGGCTTGGACCGTAATTGACTTCCATTCGGAGGCAAATATGGAGAAAATGTATATTGAGGTCCTCTCCAAAATCAACCAAGTACCCAATTGGCCAACACAAGTTCGCACACCGGATGTATTCAATTTTGCAAATGGTGCAGGGGCTACGCTTGGATCCTTTTTCCTATATTCTGAGAAGCCAGCTAGCGAACTTAAATTAATCGACGCGTTTATAAATCATGTAAAGCCAGCCTTTAGCAAAGTTCCTGGTGTACAGTCCATTGAAGAGGCCGGCACACCCACTGCCCAAAGGGTCGATATTGAGTTCGATCCAGAAAAGATGACTCGGTACTCTTTAACCATTAGTGAGATAACCGAAAATCTAAACAATTTAACGGATCGCTCGGGAGGAAATCTAAAAATTGGATCAAAAGATTATGCCCTTCATTTTAAGGGGCAGATCCCACTAGAGGAACTTTCAACGCTACCTATCGCAACACGAGAAAGCCAAATCATTCAACTCTCGGATATTGCTTCGGTAAAAGAGCGTGTAGCTTCAGATTGGTTATATTTTGCCCTTGAAGGCAATAGATCTCTATACTTCTACCTACGCCCTACCGAAAATGTCAATGTTCTAGAAACTATCGCCCAGCTCAAATCAACAATAGAAGAATTAAATGACGGAGAGTTAAATCGATTGGGGATGAAGCTCGCCATAAGCCGGGATGACTCCACGGGTATTCAGAATTCCCTCAGCCTGGTATACGGAAGCCTCTTGCTGGGATCACTACTCGCCTGCCTGGTCATTTATTGGTTTTTACGTAACCCCAGAACTCTAACCCTAATATTTCTAAGCATTCCCATTTGTATCTCTCTGGTGGTTCTGGGAATGTATCTTGGAAATAGAAGCATGAACGTTGTTTCACTTGCAGGGATTGCACTTTCTATCGGGTTAATGGTCGATGCAGCAATTATTGTCGTAGAAAACATTCAAAGACTGCGCAAGCAGGGTATAAATATTCAGGAAAGTATCACGCGGGGAACCAAAGAAGTTTCGGGCCCATTAGTTTCATCTACAATCTCCAGTGTTATCGTGTTCCTGCCCATTATTGCTATGCAGTCAGCAACAGGGCAGCTTTTTCAAGACCTGGCCTTCACAATTTCAAGCGCATTATTAGCATCACTATTGTTTGCTCTACTAATACTACCCTCATTGGCCAGACACTTACTTGGAAAAGCAGCAATTTCTGAGGAGGGATCCAGTAGTATTAAAATCAATAAGGTGCTTGAATGGTGGGTGAAGCTTTCTATCCGTTCTGCAAGCAATCCTAAGCTAGCCTCCACTGTGATTTTGTTAGGATTACCCGTCGCACTCATCGCTACCTTCTTTTCCAGCCCTGACATTGATGTCCTCCCAGACCCTAAACAAAATATGGTCTCTGTTTATATCAACTTTGAAAGTCCTTTATCTACAGAGACCATAAAAAATGAAATTGGGGAACGGGTCGTAAATAGAATCACAGCCAATAGAGAAGAAATAGAGAACCAAGTTTCAACCTATGGAATAATTTGCAACCCAAATAATTGCAATCTCTATCTATACACAAAAGGGGACTGGGATTTTGAAGAACTAAAGAGTTGGCTAAATGAAAAAGCTCTCTTTGGACTAATTGGGACTCGAATACATTTCAGGCAAGGTGGTTTATTAAGGTTTGCCCTACCCAACAACCGTATTAGCCAGTTAGATATCAAAGGGGCAGAGCTATCTCGACTACAGATGGCGGGAAGTGAGCTGATGAGTCATTTACGCTTAGAATTTCCAGAAGCGCAAATTCAAGAGGGAAGCGCACTTCAAAATAGAGCGGTTCGTATTGAATTCCAACCCAAGCTAGTACAATTAGCTCGTTTAGGTATTACAATATCGGAATTAAATCATCATCTGATGGCTTTAACCGATGGAATATATATTGGGTACTTCTATACGGGAACCAACACTCTTCCTTTTTACTTTAAAGCAAGAGAACCGCAAAATCTTGAGACGCTCCTAAATACAGAGATACTGATTAACAGTCACGGCTTTATTCCTCTACGTGAATTGACCGACGCCAAAATCACTCAAGCGCCAGCCAGTATACTTCGTGTCGGCCAGGAAGTGAGTGCATCAATAAACTTAACTCCTCCCGAAGGCGTTGCCATGAAGTCATTTGTCGAGGATGTTGATCAATCTGTGAAAGAGTTTCTATCAGAAAGTTCCTACAATGATCTTCATACACAGTTTAGAGGTAGCGCCAATGAACTCAACTTGTTCCTCAGTGAGTTCCTGAAAATTTTTGCAGCAGCTATCGCAGTATTGGCCTTATTAATGTATTTCGCCCAAAGGTCCGCAAAGTTAGCAGCAGCAGTACTCTGTGCTGTACCCTTATCATTTGCAGGCGGAATGATTAGCTTACAAATTTTAAATCTATTTACCCCCCAAAGCCTGGATGTAATAACCATGATCGGCTTTGTAATCTTAATGGGACTGGTAGTTAATAATGCGATATTACTCGTCAACCAATTTAATAAGTCATTGCAAAACGGAGCCAATCAATTGGAGGCGATATATATGGCTGCCAGCTTGCGTGTCCGCCCCATTATGCTTACAACAATTACCTGTATCTTTGGCAATATCCCTTTAGTGCTTAACCCCGGAAGTAGCGCAGCTATCTATCGCGGTCTAGCTGCGGTTATTACTGGCGGAATGGTGTTTAGCGCCTTATTTGTCTTGGCATTTATGTCTGCTTTGCTATCACAGAAACTGTTTAGTCCTAATACATCTCAAACTACTCATAAGGATGACCTGAAACTGCCAGAAGCCACTACTGCGTGA
- a CDS encoding sodium:solute symporter — protein MNEEVMPVDFGLHPVDATILVVYFVFTIALGLFLSRRHDTAEDYFLAGRKMVWPLIGLSLFASNISSTTLIGLAGDAYSTGIAVFNYEWMAAVILVFFAVFYLPTILRSRIYTMPEMLERRFNSTARTYFSGLTIFLNIVVDTAGSLYAGALVMKLIFPELPIWTTISILAVIAGIYTICGGLAAVIYTDTIQALLLIFGSILISIFALDRAGGWENVVSQVSAEQLSLIRPIGDSSVPWLGLITGVTLLGFYFWCTNQFMVQRVLSAKDVNHGRWGALFAGLLKLPVLFIMVLPGTMAIVIFPELERADMVYPTLLFELLPVGILGLVLAGFVAALMSQIDSTLNSASTLVTMDFVRKFFPGLNQHQLMRVGQLVTFIFMILAVLWAPQIESFGSLFQYLQKVLSYAVPPVLALFLIGFFWRGANSKGAIATLLLGTLGGVGLFFVNEVFDWTNLHFLYIAPILFVFCSLVLVIASLLYPTEISEEAKSFTWSKSDFDTETVSLKAQPLWKNYRVQSVLLLVVTALVVGSFW, from the coding sequence GTGAACGAGGAAGTTATGCCGGTCGATTTTGGTCTCCACCCAGTCGATGCGACCATTCTGGTCGTCTATTTCGTTTTCACCATCGCCCTTGGGCTCTTCCTAAGTCGCCGCCACGATACTGCAGAGGATTACTTCCTCGCTGGGAGGAAAATGGTATGGCCCTTGATTGGCTTATCCCTGTTCGCTTCCAATATATCGAGTACCACTTTGATCGGCTTAGCCGGAGATGCTTACAGCACTGGCATAGCGGTCTTTAACTATGAGTGGATGGCGGCGGTTATCCTGGTTTTCTTTGCCGTTTTCTATCTGCCCACAATTCTTCGCTCGCGCATTTACACGATGCCGGAAATGCTTGAGCGTCGCTTTAACAGCACCGCGCGCACTTATTTTTCGGGATTGACTATTTTCCTGAATATTGTGGTTGATACTGCAGGTAGCCTCTATGCAGGGGCCCTGGTAATGAAATTGATATTTCCTGAATTACCAATTTGGACCACGATTTCAATTTTGGCGGTGATCGCGGGTATCTACACCATCTGTGGAGGTTTGGCTGCGGTTATTTATACCGACACCATTCAGGCGCTGCTGTTGATATTTGGTTCAATCCTGATCAGTATTTTTGCCCTGGATCGCGCAGGAGGTTGGGAAAATGTTGTATCCCAGGTCTCGGCGGAACAATTGAGTCTGATACGGCCCATTGGTGATTCGAGCGTACCCTGGTTGGGGCTAATTACGGGAGTCACTTTGCTGGGCTTTTATTTCTGGTGTACTAACCAATTTATGGTGCAAAGGGTACTCAGTGCAAAAGATGTTAATCACGGCCGCTGGGGAGCCTTATTTGCCGGTCTGCTCAAACTTCCCGTGCTGTTTATCATGGTTCTGCCTGGCACTATGGCGATTGTTATTTTCCCCGAGCTAGAGCGCGCAGATATGGTTTATCCCACTCTGTTATTTGAGCTGTTGCCTGTTGGTATCCTGGGGCTAGTGTTGGCAGGTTTTGTTGCTGCACTAATGTCACAAATTGATTCCACGCTTAATTCAGCTTCCACGCTGGTGACCATGGACTTTGTGCGGAAGTTTTTTCCGGGCCTAAACCAGCACCAGTTAATGCGTGTAGGTCAGCTGGTCACCTTTATCTTTATGATACTTGCCGTACTTTGGGCACCACAAATTGAGAGTTTTGGTTCCTTATTCCAGTATCTGCAGAAGGTACTTTCCTATGCAGTTCCCCCTGTACTGGCACTTTTCCTGATCGGATTCTTTTGGCGTGGTGCTAACTCCAAGGGAGCTATAGCTACTTTGCTGTTAGGCACCTTGGGCGGTGTTGGCCTCTTTTTTGTCAATGAAGTCTTCGACTGGACAAACTTACATTTCCTCTATATTGCTCCAATTTTATTTGTCTTCTGTTCACTGGTATTGGTGATTGCCAGCCTACTTTATCCTACTGAGATTAGCGAAGAAGCCAAATCTTTCACTTGGTCTAAAAGTGATTTTGACACTGAGACCGTATCCCTGAAAGCGCAGCCACTATGGAAAAACTATCGAGTTCAGTCTGTGCTACTGCTTGTGGTTACTGCGTTGGTGGTGGGTTCGTTCTGGTAG